Proteins encoded by one window of Clostridium perfringens:
- a CDS encoding GGDEF domain-containing protein, with product MKNRKKKYFLILLIFLIVINLFIFSFYKFKVNKKNEKYIKKTNVILYESKLEMKKRNFKDSENKLYSIIDNKDMFYSLPDNLKFEIYNYLAIINLQQEKFLNALSYYEEAFKYADKESKIIIKLNMTSAYRYMGAYVTATNILDKMLDSSLLFRNEDSYLKEYTLLNLAETYFAVNDMTDFNSTIAKASNSYYYGPENDLEDLKILLDSYLIIKAISENNLDLVPNYISEIEELEIKNKDVIYSELEMIKTRSYGMYYKSIGDFDLALDYFSKLEKLADNEGASYVSLFSISERISIYRKLNDNKQVDSLINKYYEKQTSINDINNYEFKYYIDNKIINNHELPFLKETIIILIILFLTSILLVLFYLKKARDSKLDSLKDGLCNIYNRRFLDSYINNLKEKDLPISFLMIDVDYFKLYNDNYGHQAGDFILKSIASVLEKNSRKEDIVARYGGEEFCVLLKGASKYSSINYAKRIKENLDNLNIKHKYSKTSDHVTFSIGIYTTYTKNDLKNAIKFSDKALYISKTRGRNTYTYLEDNSSDSSN from the coding sequence ATGAAAAATAGAAAAAAGAAATATTTTTTAATTTTATTAATTTTTTTAATAGTTATTAATTTATTTATATTTTCTTTTTATAAATTTAAAGTAAATAAAAAAAATGAAAAATATATAAAAAAAACTAATGTAATTTTATATGAATCTAAATTAGAGATGAAAAAAAGAAATTTTAAAGATTCTGAAAATAAACTTTATTCAATTATAGATAATAAAGATATGTTTTATAGTTTACCTGATAATTTAAAGTTCGAAATTTATAATTATTTAGCTATAATAAATCTTCAACAAGAAAAATTTTTAAATGCTTTATCTTATTATGAAGAAGCCTTTAAATATGCTGATAAAGAGTCAAAGATAATTATTAAACTAAACATGACATCTGCTTATAGATATATGGGGGCCTATGTTACTGCTACTAATATTTTAGATAAAATGCTAGATTCATCATTATTATTTAGGAATGAAGATTCTTACCTTAAAGAATATACTTTATTAAACTTAGCTGAAACTTATTTTGCTGTAAATGATATGACTGATTTTAACTCTACAATAGCAAAGGCATCTAACTCTTATTATTATGGCCCTGAAAATGATTTAGAAGACTTAAAAATCCTTTTAGATTCCTATTTAATAATAAAAGCAATATCAGAAAATAATCTTGATTTAGTACCAAACTATATTTCTGAAATAGAAGAATTAGAGATTAAAAATAAAGATGTTATATATTCTGAATTAGAAATGATTAAAACTCGTTCTTATGGTATGTACTATAAAAGTATTGGAGATTTTGATCTAGCATTAGACTACTTTTCAAAACTAGAAAAATTAGCTGATAATGAAGGTGCTTCTTATGTTTCACTTTTTTCTATCAGCGAAAGAATATCAATTTATAGAAAACTAAATGATAATAAGCAGGTAGATTCTTTAATAAATAAATATTATGAAAAACAAACTTCAATAAATGATATAAATAACTATGAATTTAAATATTATATAGATAATAAAATTATAAACAATCACGAATTACCATTTTTAAAAGAGACCATTATTATTTTGATAATTCTATTTTTAACCTCTATTCTATTAGTGCTTTTTTACTTAAAAAAAGCTAGGGATTCAAAATTAGATTCTTTAAAAGATGGGCTTTGCAATATTTATAACAGGCGTTTTTTAGACTCTTACATAAATAATTTAAAAGAAAAAGATTTGCCTATTTCTTTTCTAATGATAGATGTAGATTATTTTAAACTTTATAATGATAATTATGGTCATCAAGCTGGTGATTTTATACTAAAAAGTATAGCCTCTGTACTTGAAAAAAACTCTCGTAAAGAAGATATAGTTGCACGTTATGGAGGGGAAGAATTTTGTGTTTTACTAAAAGGTGCTTCTAAGTATTCTTCTATTAACTACGCTAAAAGAATCAAAGAAAATTTAGATAATTTAAATATAAAACATAAATATTCAAAGACTTCAGACCATGTAACCTTTAGTATTGGAATATATACTACATATACTAAAAATGATCTGAAAAATGCAATTAAATTTTCTGATAAAGCACTATATATATCTAAAACAAGAGGAAGAAATACCTATACTTATCTAGAAGATAACTCTTCTGATTCTTCTAATTAA
- a CDS encoding CPC_1213 family protein: MSKKNNNKKHINHNPQSESVKAVFGEPKAKGDEFTPKTFK, translated from the coding sequence ATGAGTAAAAAAAATAACAACAAAAAACACATAAATCATAATCCTCAAAGTGAAAGTGTAAAAGCTGTTTTTGGAGAACCAAAAGCAAAGGGAGATGAATTCACTCCAAAAACTTTTAAGTAG
- the yjeM gene encoding glutamate/gamma-aminobutyrate family transporter YjeM — MESKEKSKLTLTALILMIFTSVYGFTNMPRTFYLMGYSGIIWYIMSAILFFIPYAFMMAEYGAAFRKEKGGIYSWMAKSVNPKFAFIVTFMWFSSNLIWMVSVSSSIWIPLSNVFFGKDTTSTWNIFGLTGPRAMAVLAIILLITITFISSKGLNKISKITSIGGTVVALANVVLILGGFFVLASNGFESAQGFNIEQFIHSPNPAYQSPLGVLGFVVFAIFAYGGIEVVGGLVDQTENPKKNFPKGIKISAFVIVIGYAIGILCIGFFVNWNRDLTGPDVNMANIAYIVVNYLGYYIGEAIGLSANACTMLGNFFARFIGLSMFLALIGAFFALSYSPLKQLIEGTPKDIWPEKWTRLNKENMPATAMWIQCITVIIFVLCCSMGGEDSSKFFNYLILMGNVAMTLPYMFLSFAFSFFKKKKEIVKPFEVYKNYKSALVWSIIVTLTVGFANIFTIIQPLTSENKDYVAVIFQISGPIIFGFLAWLIYRRYENNVLKKQISNIDNKIDTELEKIEKAEEEVTSETIGVIDIEVHDDDSK; from the coding sequence ATGGAATCAAAAGAAAAAAGTAAATTAACCCTAACAGCCTTAATCCTTATGATCTTTACATCTGTTTATGGCTTTACTAATATGCCAAGAACCTTTTATTTAATGGGTTATAGCGGAATCATATGGTATATAATGTCAGCTATTTTATTTTTTATTCCTTATGCTTTTATGATGGCTGAATATGGTGCTGCCTTTAGAAAAGAAAAGGGAGGAATATATTCTTGGATGGCTAAATCAGTAAACCCTAAGTTTGCTTTTATAGTAACCTTTATGTGGTTTTCTTCAAATCTAATATGGATGGTATCTGTATCATCATCTATATGGATTCCTTTATCTAATGTATTTTTTGGTAAAGACACAACTTCCACTTGGAATATATTTGGTTTAACAGGCCCTCGTGCAATGGCTGTGCTAGCTATAATATTACTAATAACAATAACATTTATTTCTTCTAAAGGATTAAATAAAATTTCAAAAATTACATCCATAGGAGGAACAGTTGTTGCCTTAGCTAATGTAGTTTTAATTCTTGGTGGTTTTTTCGTACTAGCAAGCAATGGTTTTGAATCAGCTCAAGGTTTTAATATTGAACAGTTCATACATTCTCCAAACCCTGCATATCAATCCCCTTTAGGCGTACTTGGCTTCGTTGTATTTGCAATATTTGCTTATGGTGGAATAGAAGTAGTTGGTGGATTAGTTGACCAAACTGAAAATCCTAAAAAGAATTTCCCTAAAGGAATAAAAATTTCTGCCTTTGTAATTGTTATTGGTTATGCAATAGGAATTTTATGTATTGGTTTCTTTGTTAATTGGAATAGAGACTTAACTGGTCCTGATGTAAATATGGCAAATATAGCATATATTGTAGTAAATTATCTTGGTTATTACATAGGAGAAGCAATTGGCTTAAGTGCTAATGCTTGTACAATGTTAGGTAACTTCTTTGCTAGATTTATAGGACTTTCAATGTTTTTAGCACTTATAGGTGCATTCTTCGCTTTAAGCTACTCTCCTTTAAAACAATTAATAGAAGGTACTCCTAAGGATATTTGGCCTGAAAAATGGACAAGATTAAACAAAGAAAATATGCCAGCTACAGCTATGTGGATTCAATGTATAACAGTAATTATATTTGTTTTATGTTGCTCAATGGGTGGCGAAGATTCATCTAAATTCTTTAACTATTTAATACTTATGGGGAATGTAGCCATGACATTACCTTATATGTTTTTATCCTTTGCTTTTTCATTCTTCAAGAAGAAAAAAGAAATTGTAAAACCTTTTGAAGTATATAAAAATTATAAGAGCGCTTTAGTTTGGTCTATCATAGTAACATTAACAGTTGGTTTTGCTAATATATTTACAATAATACAACCTCTTACTTCAGAAAATAAAGATTATGTTGCTGTAATCTTCCAAATTTCTGGTCCTATTATATTTGGATTCTTAGCATGGTTAATATATAGAAGATATGAAAACAATGTACTAAAAAAACAAATTTCAAATATTGATAATAAAATTGATACAGAACTTGAAAAAATAGAAAAAGCTGAAGAAGAAGTTACAAGTGAAACAATAGGAGTAATAGATATAGAAGTTCATGATGATGATTCTAAATAA
- a CDS encoding response regulator yields MKPAILVIEDEKAIRNFVTATLEINSYKCHTAFNGSQGMILAISKRPDIIILDLGLPDMDGIEIIKKVREWSNCPIIVVSARSEDRDKIEALDLGADDYLTKPFSVDELMARIRVAIRKMNYDRNNTQEIQEFVNGDLKIDYTSGCVFLNEEEIHLTPIEYKLLCLLSKNVGRVLTHNYILKEIWSSTCESDIPSLRVFMATLRKKLSKKAMDTNYIQTHIGVGYRLLRIQDKDSEL; encoded by the coding sequence ATGAAACCAGCAATTTTAGTTATTGAAGATGAAAAAGCCATAAGAAATTTTGTAACAGCTACATTAGAAATAAATTCATACAAGTGTCATACGGCTTTTAATGGTTCACAAGGAATGATTTTAGCAATATCAAAAAGACCAGATATTATAATACTAGATTTGGGACTACCTGATATGGATGGCATAGAAATAATTAAAAAAGTAAGAGAATGGTCAAATTGTCCAATAATTGTAGTTAGTGCAAGAAGTGAAGATAGAGATAAAATTGAAGCTTTAGATTTAGGAGCTGATGATTATTTGACTAAACCATTTAGTGTAGATGAGTTAATGGCTAGAATAAGAGTTGCTATAAGAAAAATGAACTATGATAGAAATAATACACAGGAAATACAAGAGTTTGTAAATGGAGACTTAAAAATTGATTATACTTCAGGATGTGTATTTTTAAATGAAGAAGAGATACATTTAACTCCAATTGAATATAAATTACTATGTTTACTTTCTAAAAATGTTGGAAGAGTTCTTACTCACAATTATATATTAAAAGAAATTTGGTCTAGCACTTGTGAAAGTGATATTCCTTCATTACGAGTTTTTATGGCAACTTTAAGAAAAAAATTAAGCAAAAAGGCTATGGATACAAATTATATACAAACCCATATAGGGGTTGGATATAGGCTACTTAGAATTCAAGATAAGGATAGTGAACTTTAA
- a CDS encoding sensor histidine kinase gives MRETRPNPQEILKEINKNEKDSKRGKLKIFFGYAAGVGKTYAMLEAAHSAIAMGLDVVVGYIEPHTRPETLALLEGLELLPNLEVAYRGLVLREFNLDLALSRKPDLIIVDELAHTNVKGLRHEKRYSDIEELLDAGIDVYTTLNVQHIESLNDVVASITNIVVKERIPDRIFKNAFQIELIDVDPSVLIERLNSGKIYVKNQAKKALKNFFIRENLVALRELALRETANSVNKEVMINKNENFYHTNEHILVCLSSSPSNSKVIRTSARMAEAFHGKFTALFVETTSSRELKEGNIERLREHVKLAKDLGAKIETVYGDDVAYQVSEFSKISSVSKVIIGRTKKKRHLWSRFGIVDRLIELAPELDVYIIPDEEENVEDINKICLNKEKITIKDSLKTLGILIITIIISLFFENLGFSEANIIIVFILGVLIIAKETYGRIYGVISSLFSVLLFNFFFTEPKFTFNAYDSSYIFTFFIMLVSALITSTLTNKVKVQANKSAITAYRTNILLESSSELGRCSDLEEIILKSQEQVSRLVKKPVVVYKAKNSQIENIYNYKFKDGSELSDKYINLDEQGVVLWVINNRKYAGKGTETLPGAKAMYIPVLGQEDIGIVIGIILEEGEELEEGEKSLLIAMINQVSFVIDNYILEEAKKQALMQAENEKFKANLLRAVSHDLRTPLTSISGSASLLLNNNFDEETKRKLTLDIYDDSIWLINLVENLLSVSRIDNGNINLNREAQLVEEIILEALQHVNRNACDYNIEIDLKDELLMVNADVRLIIQVIINIVDNAIKYTEKGSNIKISAFSKGDNVIIEIADNGVGISKEDKEHIFDMFFTSKKNISDSRRGLGLGLALCKSIINVHEGEIYVRDNKPRGTIIGFSLQRFEVNNNETSNFSY, from the coding sequence ATGAGGGAAACTCGTCCTAATCCACAGGAAATATTAAAAGAAATAAATAAGAATGAAAAAGATAGTAAAAGAGGAAAACTTAAAATTTTCTTTGGATATGCTGCTGGGGTTGGGAAAACATATGCAATGTTAGAAGCGGCACATTCAGCAATTGCTATGGGACTAGATGTTGTAGTTGGATATATTGAGCCTCATACAAGACCAGAAACCCTAGCACTTTTAGAAGGATTAGAATTATTACCTAATTTAGAAGTAGCATATAGAGGATTGGTATTAAGGGAATTTAATTTAGATTTAGCTTTAAGTAGAAAACCAGATTTAATCATTGTGGACGAGTTAGCTCATACCAATGTTAAGGGACTTAGACATGAAAAGAGATATAGTGATATAGAGGAATTATTAGATGCTGGCATAGATGTTTATACTACTCTTAATGTTCAACACATAGAGAGTTTAAATGATGTAGTGGCATCTATAACTAATATAGTTGTTAAAGAGAGAATACCTGATAGAATATTTAAAAATGCTTTTCAAATTGAATTAATAGATGTAGATCCATCTGTCTTGATTGAAAGATTAAATAGTGGAAAAATATATGTTAAAAATCAAGCAAAAAAGGCATTAAAAAACTTTTTTATAAGAGAAAACTTAGTTGCTTTGAGAGAGTTAGCCTTAAGAGAGACTGCTAATAGTGTAAATAAAGAGGTTATGATAAATAAAAATGAAAATTTTTATCATACTAATGAGCATATATTGGTATGTTTAAGTTCTTCCCCTTCAAATAGTAAAGTAATTAGAACATCAGCAAGAATGGCAGAAGCCTTTCATGGAAAGTTTACTGCTTTATTTGTTGAAACAACTTCATCAAGAGAATTAAAAGAAGGAAATATTGAAAGGTTAAGAGAACATGTTAAATTAGCAAAAGATTTAGGGGCTAAAATAGAAACAGTTTATGGAGATGATGTTGCATATCAAGTTTCAGAGTTTTCTAAGATTAGTTCAGTTTCAAAAGTTATAATAGGGAGAACAAAGAAGAAAAGACATCTATGGTCAAGATTTGGTATTGTAGACAGATTAATAGAATTAGCTCCAGAGCTAGACGTTTATATAATACCAGATGAAGAAGAAAATGTAGAAGATATAAATAAAATTTGCTTAAATAAAGAAAAAATAACAATTAAAGATTCTTTAAAAACTTTGGGGATTTTAATTATTACAATTATTATAAGCTTATTCTTTGAAAATTTAGGTTTTAGTGAAGCTAATATAATAATAGTATTTATTTTAGGTGTTTTAATTATAGCAAAGGAGACTTATGGAAGAATATATGGAGTTATATCTTCCTTATTTAGTGTTTTACTTTTCAACTTTTTCTTCACGGAACCTAAATTTACTTTTAATGCTTATGATTCAAGCTATATATTTACGTTTTTTATAATGCTTGTATCAGCTTTAATAACTAGTACTCTTACAAATAAAGTTAAAGTACAGGCTAATAAATCAGCAATAACAGCATATAGAACAAATATTTTATTAGAATCTAGTAGTGAGCTTGGAAGATGTTCAGATTTAGAAGAAATTATTTTAAAGTCTCAAGAGCAAGTTAGTAGATTAGTAAAAAAACCTGTAGTAGTTTATAAGGCGAAGAATAGTCAAATTGAAAATATATATAATTATAAATTCAAAGATGGAAGTGAATTAAGTGATAAATATATTAACTTAGACGAACAGGGAGTAGTACTTTGGGTTATCAATAATAGAAAATATGCTGGAAAGGGTACAGAAACATTGCCTGGAGCTAAAGCTATGTATATTCCTGTATTAGGACAAGAGGATATAGGCATAGTAATAGGGATAATTTTAGAAGAAGGAGAGGAATTAGAGGAAGGAGAAAAATCCTTACTAATTGCAATGATAAATCAAGTATCTTTTGTCATAGATAATTATATTTTAGAAGAAGCAAAGAAGCAGGCTTTAATGCAAGCTGAGAATGAAAAATTTAAAGCAAATTTATTAAGGGCTGTTTCTCATGATTTAAGAACACCCTTAACAAGTATATCTGGAAGTGCAAGTTTGCTTTTAAATAATAATTTTGACGAAGAAACTAAAAGAAAGTTAACATTAGATATATATGATGATTCAATTTGGTTAATAAACTTAGTTGAAAATTTACTTTCTGTTTCAAGAATAGATAATGGAAATATAAATTTAAATAGAGAAGCTCAATTAGTAGAAGAAATTATTTTAGAGGCTTTGCAACATGTTAATAGAAATGCCTGTGACTATAATATAGAAATTGATTTGAAAGATGAATTGTTAATGGTTAATGCTGATGTAAGACTTATAATACAAGTAATAATAAATATTGTTGATAATGCAATAAAGTATACAGAAAAAGGATCAAATATAAAAATAAGTGCCTTTTCAAAAGGAGATAATGTAATAATTGAGATAGCAGATAATGGTGTAGGAATTAGTAAAGAAGATAAGGAACATATATTTGATATGTTTTTTACATCTAAGAAAAATATTAGTGATAGTAGAAGAGGATTAGGGTTAGGATTAGCATTGTGCAAATCAATTATAAATGTACATGAAGGAGAAATATATGTTAGAGATAATAAACCTAGGGGAACTATAATTGGCTTTAGTTTGCAGAGATTTGAGGTGAATAATAATGAAACCAGCAATTTTAGTTATTGA
- the kdpC gene encoding potassium-transporting ATPase subunit KdpC has translation MKIIRKSILAVLVFTILCGIIYPVSTTVLAQVLFKEEANGSIIEVDGKKYGSELLGQQFTDNKYLWGRIMNINVEMFKDSNGKPLMYSSPSNLSPASEEYEKLVKERVERIRSYNKGKEEEPIPVDLVTSSGSGLDPHISVAAAKYQVDRIAKERNLSVDYVNEIIDKYTTGRFLGIFGEKTVNVLKVNLALDGILRE, from the coding sequence ATGAAAATTATCAGGAAGTCTATTTTAGCTGTTTTGGTTTTTACAATATTATGTGGAATAATTTATCCAGTATCAACGACTGTGTTAGCACAAGTTTTATTTAAAGAAGAGGCAAATGGAAGCATTATAGAAGTAGATGGTAAAAAATATGGAAGTGAGTTATTAGGTCAACAATTTACAGATAATAAATATTTGTGGGGAAGGATTATGAATATAAATGTAGAAATGTTTAAGGATAGCAATGGAAAACCATTAATGTATTCATCTCCATCAAATTTAAGTCCAGCAAGTGAAGAATATGAAAAGTTAGTAAAAGAGAGGGTAGAGAGAATAAGAAGTTACAATAAAGGTAAGGAAGAAGAACCTATTCCTGTAGATTTGGTAACTTCATCAGGTAGTGGATTAGATCCACATATATCTGTTGCAGCAGCAAAATATCAAGTAGATAGAATTGCTAAGGAGAGAAATTTAAGTGTAGATTATGTTAATGAAATAATAGATAAATATACTACGGGAAGATTTTTAGGTATTTTTGGAGAAAAAACAGTTAATGTTTTAAAAGTTAATCTTGCTTTAGATGGTATATTACGAGAATAG